The Streptomyces cynarae genome contains a region encoding:
- a CDS encoding CehA/McbA family metallohydrolase, whose translation MCEDDHGTGMGRRALFVTGAAAALTLGTVSFSEGPTAEAADNQETRTVRGTLPTGSPDFVYLPVDVPEGVREIHVAYTYDRPSVPAGTPGNALDIGIFDERGTELGGKGFRGWSGGARSEFFLRADDATPGYIPGRIRPGTWHIALGPYTVAPQGLTYEVTITLTHGAQSETPKPVYPPSRAVGRGRAWYRGDCHLHSWYSDGRRTPAEIAALARAAGLDFINSSDHNTHSSHAHWADQAGDDLLIMTGEEVTTRNGHVVALGTDPGTFIDWRYRARDNRWARFAQQIRRAGGLVVPAHPHATCVGCGWKFGFGEADAVEVWNGPYTPDDEVTLAEWDNTLVASVREGHGRWLPAMGNSDAHRDPDAVGSPQTVVLADDLTREAVQEGLRAGRSYVAESKNVSLAFTASGSRGEHAGIGERLRVDRDTPVTVRLEVRGAPRCTVRFITDQGVLFTSDPLPVTGSGTAEWRTTPAYAAYVRAELRHEAAAGPVPGALAAFTNPIFLGGA comes from the coding sequence ATGTGCGAGGACGACCACGGCACCGGCATGGGAAGACGCGCGCTGTTCGTGACGGGTGCGGCCGCCGCGCTTACGTTGGGAACCGTGAGCTTCTCCGAGGGCCCCACCGCCGAGGCGGCCGACAACCAGGAGACGAGGACGGTGCGCGGCACGCTGCCCACCGGCTCCCCCGACTTCGTGTACCTGCCCGTCGACGTCCCCGAGGGCGTCCGTGAGATCCACGTCGCCTACACCTACGACAGGCCGTCCGTCCCGGCCGGCACCCCGGGCAACGCCCTGGACATCGGCATCTTCGACGAGCGCGGCACCGAGCTGGGCGGCAAGGGCTTCCGCGGCTGGTCCGGCGGCGCGCGCAGCGAGTTCTTCCTCCGCGCGGACGACGCGACCCCCGGCTACATCCCGGGCCGCATCCGCCCCGGCACCTGGCACATCGCGCTGGGCCCGTACACGGTGGCGCCGCAGGGCCTGACGTACGAGGTCACGATCACGCTCACCCACGGCGCGCAGAGCGAGACCCCGAAGCCCGTGTACCCGCCGTCCCGGGCCGTGGGCCGGGGCCGCGCCTGGTACCGCGGGGACTGCCATCTGCACTCCTGGTACTCCGACGGCCGCCGCACGCCCGCCGAGATCGCGGCGCTGGCCCGGGCGGCCGGTCTGGACTTCATCAACAGCTCCGACCACAACACGCACTCCTCGCACGCCCACTGGGCCGACCAGGCGGGCGACGACCTGCTGATCATGACGGGCGAGGAGGTGACGACCCGCAACGGCCACGTGGTGGCGCTGGGCACCGACCCGGGCACGTTCATCGACTGGCGCTACCGGGCCCGCGACAACCGCTGGGCCCGCTTCGCCCAGCAGATCCGCCGCGCGGGCGGTCTGGTCGTCCCGGCGCATCCGCACGCCACCTGCGTCGGCTGCGGCTGGAAGTTCGGCTTCGGCGAGGCGGACGCGGTGGAGGTGTGGAACGGCCCCTACACCCCGGACGACGAGGTGACGCTCGCGGAGTGGGACAACACGCTGGTGGCGTCGGTCCGGGAGGGCCACGGCCGGTGGCTGCCTGCGATGGGCAACAGCGACGCGCACCGCGACCCGGACGCGGTGGGCAGCCCTCAGACGGTGGTCCTCGCCGACGACCTGACCCGCGAGGCGGTCCAGGAGGGCCTCCGCGCGGGCCGCTCGTACGTCGCCGAGTCGAAGAACGTCTCCCTGGCCTTCACCGCTTCGGGCAGCCGCGGCGAGCACGCGGGCATCGGCGAACGGCTGCGGGTGGACCGCGACACCCCGGTCACGGTCCGCCTGGAGGTGCGGGGCGCACCGCGCTGCACGGTCCGCTTCATCACCGACCAGGGCGTGCTGTTCACGAGCGACCCGCTGCCGGTGACCGGCTCGGGCACGGCCGAATGGCGTACGACACCGGCCTACGCGGCCTACGTCCGCGCCGAGCTGCGGCACGAGGCGGCTGCGGGCCCGGTGCCGGGTGCGCTGGCCGCGTTCACCAACCCGATCTTCCTGGGCGGGGCGTAA
- a CDS encoding nitroreductase family deazaflavin-dependent oxidoreductase has product MSDFVDRKYRAVTAFQRRMNPVLRRLPLQTVLETTGRVSGLPRQTPVGGRRVGNSFWLVSEYGERSQYVRNIQANPRVQVRILGRWHTGTAHLLPDDDPRARLKQLPRMNGMAVRALGAQLLTVRVDLDG; this is encoded by the coding sequence ATGTCGGACTTCGTCGACCGCAAGTACCGTGCCGTCACGGCGTTCCAGCGCCGGATGAACCCGGTGCTGCGCCGCCTGCCCCTCCAGACGGTGCTGGAGACGACGGGCCGCGTGTCCGGGCTGCCGCGCCAGACCCCGGTGGGCGGCCGCCGCGTCGGGAACTCCTTCTGGCTGGTATCGGAATACGGCGAGAGGTCCCAGTACGTCCGCAACATCCAGGCGAATCCACGCGTCCAGGTGCGCATCCTGGGCCGCTGGCACACGGGCACGGCCCACCTGCTCCCGGACGACGACCCCCGGGCCCGCCTGAAGCAACTGCCGCGCATGAACGGCATGGCGGTACGGGCCCTCGGGGCGCAGCTGCTCACGGTACGGGTGGACCTGGACGGCTAG
- a CDS encoding aldehyde dehydrogenase family protein: MTERQRLLIGGAWVEPDDGHYRVTDPATEGIVGWAPEASREQVRAACAAAREAFGPWSRTPPEERAAVLARTADLIQGRLGPYAELAQAESGATTGTARGMQVGVAVARFRRYARVEPVEQPLPPQINEAGPFGPATVMGALAVRQPVGVVACVTSYNNPWANPAGKVAPALAMGNTVVVKPAPQDPLSVYRMAEALQEAGAPPGVVNVVGGARPEVGEAAVDCPDVDMVSFTGSTAVGQRIAEVCGRSVKRQLMELGGKGAALVFDDADLDAAVAGIGTTFSFYSGQICTAPTRVLAQRGVYDRLVDRLAAYARHLKVGDPRERDTVVGPLISAAHRDRVEAYVELGRKEGARLVTGGERPPHDRGFYVAPTLLADCTPDMRVVREEIFGPVVVVVPFDAEEEGIDLANASDYGLIDYVWSGDVARAFRVARRLRTGGVGVNTVGRNMEAPFGGFKKSGVGRDVGSYALHAYSELQAVVWPG; encoded by the coding sequence GTGACCGAGCGGCAGCGGCTGTTGATCGGCGGGGCCTGGGTGGAGCCGGACGACGGCCACTACCGGGTGACCGACCCGGCGACCGAGGGGATCGTCGGGTGGGCGCCGGAGGCCTCGCGGGAGCAGGTGCGGGCGGCCTGCGCCGCGGCCCGCGAGGCGTTCGGGCCGTGGTCGAGGACGCCGCCAGAGGAGCGGGCGGCGGTGCTGGCGCGGACGGCCGACCTGATCCAGGGCCGCCTGGGGCCGTACGCCGAGCTGGCGCAGGCGGAGAGCGGCGCGACGACCGGGACGGCGCGCGGGATGCAGGTCGGGGTCGCGGTGGCGCGTTTCCGACGGTACGCGCGGGTGGAACCGGTGGAGCAGCCGCTGCCGCCGCAGATCAACGAGGCGGGGCCGTTCGGCCCGGCGACCGTCATGGGCGCCCTGGCCGTGCGCCAGCCCGTTGGCGTGGTCGCCTGCGTCACCTCGTACAACAACCCCTGGGCGAACCCGGCCGGCAAGGTCGCGCCCGCGCTCGCGATGGGCAACACGGTGGTCGTGAAGCCGGCCCCGCAGGACCCGCTGTCGGTGTACCGCATGGCGGAGGCACTTCAGGAGGCGGGCGCGCCGCCGGGCGTGGTGAACGTGGTCGGCGGGGCGCGCCCCGAGGTGGGCGAGGCGGCCGTGGACTGCCCGGACGTCGACATGGTGAGCTTCACCGGCTCGACGGCCGTGGGGCAGCGCATCGCCGAGGTGTGCGGCCGGTCCGTGAAGCGGCAGCTGATGGAGCTGGGCGGCAAGGGCGCGGCGCTCGTCTTCGACGACGCGGACCTGGACGCGGCGGTGGCCGGAATCGGCACCACGTTCTCCTTCTACAGCGGACAGATCTGCACGGCACCGACACGGGTGCTCGCGCAGCGGGGCGTGTACGACCGGCTGGTCGACCGACTGGCGGCGTACGCCCGCCACTTGAAGGTCGGTGATCCGCGTGAGCGGGACACGGTGGTGGGTCCGCTGATCTCGGCGGCGCACCGGGACCGTGTGGAGGCGTACGTCGAACTGGGCCGCAAGGAGGGCGCACGGCTGGTCACCGGCGGCGAACGGCCTCCGCACGACCGCGGCTTCTACGTCGCGCCCACCCTCCTCGCGGACTGCACGCCCGACATGCGGGTGGTCCGGGAGGAGATCTTCGGCCCGGTGGTCGTGGTGGTCCCCTTCGACGCGGAGGAGGAGGGCATCGACCTGGCCAACGCCTCCGACTACGGCCTGATCGACTACGTCTGGTCGGGCGACGTGGCCCGCGCCTTCCGCGTGGCGCGCCGGCTGCGCACGGGCGGCGTCGGTGTGAACACGGTCGGCCGCAACATGGAGGCGCCGTTCGGCGGCTTCAAGAAGAGCGGCGTGGGCCGCGACGTGGGCTCCTACGCCCTGCACGCCTACAGCGAGTTGCAGGCCGTCGTGTGGCCGGGTTGA
- a CDS encoding N-acyl-D-amino-acid deacylase family protein, with product MLDHVIKGATVVDGTGAPAYTADVGIRNGRIVAVGAITEEAGSGEDATGLVLAPGFVDPHTHYDAQLFWDPYATPSLNHGVTTVAAGNCGFTLAPLNPARPEDADYTRRMMSKVEGMSLVALEEGAPWTWHSFGEYLDALEGRIAVNAGFMAGHCALRRYVMGPDAVGGQPTDEQLDAMLRLFHEAMDAGAWGLSTTQSSTHSDGDGQPVASRHARPEELLALAKAVGEHEGTQIEAIVAGCLDQFSDPEIDLLAEMSAAAGRPLNWNVLTIDAAVPERVPRQLSASERARKAGGRVVALTMPILTPMNMSLGTFCALNLIPGWGPILGLPVPERTAKLRDPGVRAQMLRRAHSKEAGVFRRLTDFGRYVIGDTYSPRNEGLTGRVVKDIAAERGQDPFACLVEICANDELRTVLWPMPTDNDPGSWALRAETWRHEDVLLGGSDAGAHLDRMCGAPYTTRFLGDCLRGRKLVPLEQAVKMLTDDPAQLFGLRERGRVREGFHADLVLFDPERIDAGQATLVHDLPGDSPRLDSRAIGIRAVWVNGVEAIRDDVVTGAVPGKVLRSGRDTRTVSTT from the coding sequence GTGCTCGACCACGTCATCAAGGGCGCGACCGTCGTGGACGGGACCGGCGCCCCCGCGTACACGGCCGACGTGGGGATACGAAACGGCCGTATCGTGGCCGTCGGCGCGATCACCGAGGAGGCCGGGAGCGGCGAGGACGCCACCGGTCTCGTCCTCGCCCCCGGCTTCGTCGACCCGCACACCCACTACGACGCCCAGCTGTTCTGGGACCCGTACGCGACCCCGTCCCTGAACCACGGGGTCACCACGGTCGCGGCCGGCAACTGCGGCTTCACCCTCGCCCCGCTGAACCCGGCGCGGCCCGAGGACGCCGACTACACCCGGCGGATGATGTCGAAGGTGGAGGGCATGTCCCTGGTCGCCCTGGAGGAGGGGGCGCCCTGGACATGGCACTCCTTCGGGGAGTACCTGGACGCCCTCGAAGGGCGGATCGCGGTCAACGCCGGTTTCATGGCGGGGCACTGCGCGCTGCGACGGTACGTGATGGGCCCGGACGCGGTCGGCGGGCAGCCGACGGACGAGCAGCTGGACGCCATGCTGCGGCTGTTCCACGAGGCCATGGACGCGGGCGCCTGGGGGCTCTCGACCACGCAGTCCTCCACCCACTCCGACGGTGACGGGCAGCCGGTCGCCTCCCGGCACGCACGGCCGGAGGAGCTTCTGGCACTCGCCAAGGCGGTCGGCGAGCACGAGGGCACACAGATCGAGGCGATCGTCGCGGGCTGCCTGGACCAGTTCAGCGATCCGGAGATCGACCTCCTGGCGGAGATGAGCGCGGCGGCCGGACGGCCCCTGAACTGGAACGTCCTCACCATCGACGCGGCCGTCCCCGAACGCGTGCCGCGTCAGCTCTCCGCGAGCGAGCGGGCCCGGAAGGCGGGCGGCCGGGTGGTGGCCCTCACCATGCCCATCCTCACGCCGATGAACATGTCCCTGGGCACCTTCTGCGCCCTCAACCTGATCCCCGGCTGGGGACCGATCCTGGGTCTGCCCGTGCCCGAGCGGACCGCGAAGCTGCGCGACCCCGGGGTCCGGGCGCAGATGCTGCGCCGCGCCCACTCCAAGGAGGCCGGTGTCTTCCGCCGTCTCACCGACTTCGGGCGGTACGTCATCGGCGACACCTACAGCCCGCGCAACGAAGGCCTGACCGGACGCGTCGTGAAGGACATCGCGGCCGAGCGCGGCCAGGACCCCTTCGCATGCCTGGTCGAGATCTGCGCGAACGACGAGCTGCGCACGGTCCTGTGGCCCATGCCCACCGACAACGACCCCGGCTCCTGGGCCCTGAGGGCCGAGACCTGGCGGCACGAGGACGTCCTGCTCGGCGGCTCCGACGCGGGCGCCCACCTGGACCGCATGTGCGGGGCGCCGTACACGACCCGGTTCCTCGGGGACTGTCTGCGCGGCCGGAAGCTGGTGCCGCTGGAGCAGGCCGTGAAAATGCTGACGGACGACCCCGCGCAGCTGTTCGGGCTCCGGGAGCGCGGTCGGGTGCGGGAGGGCTTCCATGCCGACCTGGTCCTCTTCGACCCGGAGCGGATCGACGCCGGGCAGGCCACCCTGGTGCACGACCTGCCGGGTGACAGCCCGCGCCTGGACTCGCGGGCGATCGGGATCCGGGCCGTGTGGGTCAACGGCGTCGAGGCGATCCGGGACGACGTGGTGACCGGGGCCGTACCGGGGAAGGTGCTGCGCTCCGGGCGGGACACCAGGACGGTGAGCACCACGTGA
- a CDS encoding LLM class flavin-dependent oxidoreductase: protein MEFGLFVQGYVGKRAETDPLAEHKALMEETGYVIQADRSGFKYAWASEHHFLEEYSHLSANDVFLGYLAHATERIHLGSGIFNPLAQVNHPVKVAEKVAMLDHLSGNRFEFGSGRGAGSHEILGFLPGITDMNFTKEIWEETVAEFPKMWLQDEYEGFRGKHWSLPPRKVLPKPYGKSHPAMWYAAGSPSSYAMAAKKGLGVLGFSVQKVSDMEWVLEQYKTAIVDAEPVGDFVNDNVMVTSTAICAPTHEEAIRIAVNGQLHYLPSLVFRYHDTFPRPEGFPVWPETLPEYTEEFLELLIEEELLICGDPDEVLRQCKRWEQAGADQLSFGLPVGIPKEETLQTIRLIGEHVIPKIDTDPVHRTTRFRQSA from the coding sequence GTGGAATTCGGGCTCTTCGTACAGGGATACGTCGGCAAGCGGGCCGAGACCGACCCGCTCGCGGAGCACAAGGCGCTGATGGAGGAGACCGGGTACGTCATCCAGGCGGACAGGTCCGGCTTCAAGTACGCCTGGGCGTCCGAGCACCACTTCCTGGAGGAGTACTCGCACCTCTCCGCCAACGACGTCTTCCTCGGCTACCTCGCCCACGCCACCGAGCGCATCCACCTCGGCTCCGGGATCTTCAACCCGCTGGCCCAGGTCAACCACCCGGTGAAGGTCGCCGAGAAGGTCGCCATGCTCGACCACCTCAGCGGCAACCGCTTCGAGTTCGGCAGCGGACGCGGTGCCGGCTCCCACGAGATCCTCGGCTTCCTGCCCGGCATCACCGACATGAACTTCACCAAGGAGATCTGGGAGGAGACCGTCGCCGAGTTCCCGAAGATGTGGCTCCAGGACGAGTACGAGGGCTTCCGGGGCAAGCACTGGTCGCTACCGCCCCGCAAGGTGCTGCCCAAGCCGTACGGGAAGTCGCACCCCGCGATGTGGTACGCCGCCGGGTCCCCGTCCTCGTACGCCATGGCCGCGAAGAAGGGCCTCGGGGTGCTCGGCTTCAGCGTGCAGAAGGTCTCCGACATGGAGTGGGTGCTGGAGCAGTACAAGACTGCGATCGTGGACGCCGAGCCCGTCGGGGACTTCGTCAACGACAACGTGATGGTGACGAGCACCGCGATCTGCGCGCCTACGCACGAGGAGGCGATCCGCATCGCGGTGAACGGCCAACTGCACTACCTGCCGTCCCTCGTCTTCCGCTACCACGACACCTTCCCGCGCCCCGAGGGCTTCCCCGTGTGGCCGGAGACGCTCCCCGAGTACACCGAGGAATTCCTCGAACTGCTCATCGAGGAGGAACTGCTCATCTGCGGCGACCCGGACGAGGTGCTGCGGCAGTGCAAGAGGTGGGAGCAGGCGGGCGCCGACCAGCTCAGCTTCGGGCTGCCGGTCGGGATACCGAAGGAGGAGACGCTCCAGACGATCCGGCTGATCGGCGAGCACGTGATCCCGAAGATCGACACGGATCCGGTTCACCGGACTACGCGGTTCCGGCAGAGCGCCTGA
- a CDS encoding SDR family NAD(P)-dependent oxidoreductase, which yields MGKLDGRVVIVTGAARGQGEQEARLFAAEGARVVLADVLDDQGEALAKELGQSYVHLDVAREADWAAAVAVAKGAYGHIDGLVNNAGILRFNALLDTPLDEFMSVVQVNQVGCFLGIRAVAPEIAASGGGTIVNTASYTAMTGMAAVGTYAATKHAVLGLTRVAAIELAPRGIRVNAVCPGAIDTPMSNPARLDPEADPQETSRALDGLYRRLVPLGRVGRAEEVARLALFLTSDDSSYITGQPFVIDGGWLAGVSVV from the coding sequence ATGGGCAAGCTGGACGGGCGCGTCGTCATCGTCACCGGGGCGGCGCGCGGGCAGGGCGAGCAGGAGGCGCGGCTGTTCGCGGCGGAGGGCGCCCGGGTCGTCCTCGCCGACGTGCTCGACGACCAGGGGGAGGCGCTCGCCAAGGAGCTGGGGCAGTCGTACGTGCACCTCGACGTGGCCCGCGAGGCCGACTGGGCCGCCGCCGTGGCCGTCGCGAAAGGGGCGTACGGGCATATCGACGGGCTGGTCAACAACGCGGGCATCCTGCGGTTCAACGCGCTTCTCGACACGCCCCTGGACGAGTTCATGAGCGTCGTCCAGGTCAACCAGGTCGGCTGCTTCCTCGGCATCCGGGCCGTCGCTCCCGAGATCGCGGCGTCCGGGGGCGGCACCATCGTCAACACCGCCTCCTACACCGCGATGACCGGGATGGCGGCCGTGGGCACGTACGCGGCGACCAAGCACGCCGTCCTCGGCCTCACCAGGGTCGCCGCGATCGAGCTGGCGCCGCGGGGGATACGGGTCAACGCCGTGTGCCCGGGGGCCATCGACACCCCGATGTCCAATCCGGCCCGACTGGACCCCGAGGCGGACCCGCAGGAGACGTCCCGCGCCCTGGACGGGCTGTACCGCCGGCTCGTACCGCTCGGCCGGGTCGGCAGGGCCGAGGAGGTGGCGCGGCTCGCGCTCTTCCTGACCTCGGACGACTCCTCGTACATCACCGGGCAGCCGTTCGTGATCGACGGCGGGTGGCTGGCCGGGGTCTCGGTCGTCTGA